The Xenopus laevis strain J_2021 chromosome 4L, Xenopus_laevis_v10.1, whole genome shotgun sequence genomic sequence TAAAGTGATTTCCAATCTTTATGTTGAGGGCCTGGAGTATTTTAGAATAAGTGACCAGCATGACAGCCACAGCTGCAAAGAAGATTGGAATCTGTATAACTAAGTGGTAGTACATTCCCAGCTCGGTGTGATACTCATTAACACTTACACATAACAAAGTCCGGTTTTGCCATGTGGCCATGTGATCTGGGTCTCCAAAAAACTCAACCTCAAAAAATGGAATGAAAAAAACCATAAGGGAAACAAACCATACACAGGACAAAAGCTGCACCATCCTCCTGGGGGTAAGGACCCGGTTGGCTGGTCTTACAGAAATATCATATCTGTCTAGACTAATTACCAAGACATTTATGGCTGTTGCAATGCTGCTGAAGGTCACACAAGCCTCATGGAAGCAGCACACCAGAGCTATATTTTGCTCAAGTGGGATAAGGATGATGACGATGGTCAGTGGAACACAGATGACACAGATGATGATGTCCAGAATATGTAGGTTCATCGTGACCATGTTGCTCACAGAGTCCACCAGGTTTGATTGCATGCAGTAGAGTACGAGTACTGTCAGGTTGCTGCTAAAGCCCAGTACAATCTCCAGCATGAGGAAGCTTGTGAGGGAAACCTGGAAGCCCAATGGGTATGGGAAGTACCAGCCAGCATCGGAGCTAGATCCATCATTGGTTTCCAAGATGGCGTCGTACATATCTGTCTCCTTGGCTGACACCATCCTGAGGTTGTCTGCATAGTCCTAGTAGTGAGGAATTTATTCAGTGCTCCTCCCTAGGACACAAACATACAAGAAAAAAAGATCATTAAGGAATACTTACACCTTTTCTCACAACTACGTATTCAATTTGCTCCTTAAAAAATGTACCACTGGATTTGCCAATGATTTCTAACACTCTATTGTTGATCTTTGTCTCTGAAGGGTGTGAGTAATGCTAACATGGAGGCTTAAAAAGTGAATGCATCTTCCATTGCCTACAAGAGAGGGAAGAAATATTCAGTGGCTTTCCTGGTAACTATTAATTGGTACAACCTACTCAGTGATGACTCTAATGCCATcattgtttcatatatatatctatgctgaCTGAGCTTTAAGTTGTAATAATACATAGGCTGGACTATGACATCAATTCTACATCAGCATTCTAGACCTAAGGCACATAAAAATAAAGCCATGCCACGTTGcagtaattcattttttattgggCGTCATGGACATGCTTCATGGTAAGTATACGCAATCAT encodes the following:
- the gpr22l.L gene encoding G-protein coupled receptor 22, giving the protein MVSAKETDMYDAILETNDGSSSDAGWYFPYPLGFQVSLTSFLMLEIVLGFSSNLTVLVLYCMQSNLVDSVSNMVTMNLHILDIIICVICVPLTIVIILIPLEQNIALVCCFHEACVTFSSIATAINVLVISLDRYDISVRPANRVLTPRRMVQLLSCVWFVSLMVFFIPFFEVEFFGDPDHMATWQNRTLLCVSVNEYHTELGMYYHLVIQIPIFFAAVAVMLVTYSKILQALNIKIGNHFKRSQRRKTKKRKKRKSSDQSTVGETKRLAPPKVAQNPPMRVQASVSVIIALRRAVKRHRDRRERQKRVFRMSLIIITTFLLCWAPISIVNLLILCLGPSDLLVKLRICFITMAYGTTIFHPLVYAFTRQKFRNVLKNKMKKRVVSVLQVDPAPGGTVIHNSWIEPKKGRKSKLECSDGTDRCLTDAVKE